The Seriola aureovittata isolate HTS-2021-v1 ecotype China chromosome 8, ASM2101889v1, whole genome shotgun sequence genome contains the following window.
taaaaataaaatcgtTTCCTGGCCTCCATTTTAAGTTGTTATGTGCTGTGCTTGCCCAAactactacttctacttctacttcttcttcttcttcttcttcttcttcttcttctgtgttaaTTGCTGGTTGGCAAACTGCCATTGACTGTTCGATTATGCAGTAGAAAAATAGTTATTTTAGCCAAAccagttttatatttacatttataaactaaATAATGTCACCATGTCCCTTGCTTGCTGATTTCCTCAAAAGACCTGACAATGAAAGCTCATAGATTTGCCCTCCTTAGTGACTGAGAAAGGTGATTCCTCTTAAGATTGTATTCCTTACAATGAAGCAGTACATATTCGACTGTTTCTGGTTGGTTACAATGTGTGCATTTTTCAATAGGTTTTGGCTTCAGCACATGTAGGTTTACATGCTTAATTCTGAGTGTTTGTTTAGCCAGAATATCCGCTTCTTCATTTCCCTCTACACCAACATGAGCAGGAACCCAAAGGATGCGTGTAGATATAcccttcattttcattgtttacatAATAAGAAACATTTCATTGATGACATCCGTTCTAATTgatgtgtttgcttttatttttttaagtgcaGAATAGCTATCGGATGCAATCAGTGTTATTTATCTCCTTTTCCACTATCCACTGCAGGGCTCATAATATTTCCAATAGCTCTGTCATATAAACTGATACATGATCTGTCACTCTTTTGACCAAGTCACTGTGATATATAATGCTGCACTTGCACAAGGATCTTTGGAACCATCTCTGAATATAAACAAAGAGTCTGAGTAATGCTTATGGGAATATTTCTGGACTATGTACCATACGGGAAGTCTAATTTATTTTCCAATTCTTTCTGTATATTGAGGTCAACACTTGGTAGGGGGAATAACCAGGGAGGAATGGAAGAGATTAGCATGCCAAACTAGCAGGGAGTGTCCAGCCATCTTTGGTCCAACTCGCAGATGGGCAGCGCTGAGGGACGCACTGACGTCAATAGGTCTAAGAACTAAGGCCTGTTTATGGATTTGGAGCTCAGTTGATCATgcaaggatttccatcagttttcGATGTCACAAACATAGgggctctgttgtttctacatttacatggGTCTGTCGTAGTAAAACTACAATGGAGCgttgctttaaatgttgctgtggcaaggaattgtgggatggcattttctccttcctttctgaaaaggaaggtccagtgataagataggaagcactgaagctttTTCTTATCAATTACAAAATTCGACCAGCTCTCATCATGGCTGCCACTAAGAGTCTACTTCCGGGTCATTTCATTCAGTAACGCACTATAGGGAAGggaaaactcagaaaagcataataggtccTCTTTAAAGAAGCAGGTGCTCAAAGTTAAAATGGGCACGTGGAACTATATTTTCAAACACCATGCACCAACAAAATTGACAGCGTAACCTGTTGGATTAAAACAATTCATATTCAAACATAATGTaaaatagaattttaaaacaaactgcattATACCATAACACTGAGTATTACCTATTAAACATCACAGAGTAGCATTAATCTTACCAATAAGTGGATGGAATTggttctttttctctcctccaaactaacaaaacaacagaagaactATTGTCCACAATTTACAGCTATTTACCAGAACCAAAACAACTGCTGTCACAATTTGAAGGTGACTGCTttgtaatggaaaaaaatcaaaaaagagtGCAGAGcactgcaccacacacacacatacatgtaaacTGACTGACAGATTTTATTCATAGCTAGActaaaaatgattaatcattaaatgttccttttgatataaagcaaaaaaaaaaccaatatgGGCCTTGACAAAAGGGCACTTTGTACACTTTGGACAGTATCTGTCTTCACTTTGGCATTTCAAAGTTGTCACAAGAGTTTGAGACATTCTTAGTTCAGAAGggacaggaaaagaaaggaaagcaCATTTTGTTATGACTTTATTGAGATataaaaatctttttgaccCTACATGCTCCACACTCAGTAATGTTTACTGAATAGGAGATGTGGGGGTTGTGTATCACATATGAATTTATAACTCTTTCGGTTTCACAGGTAGTGCTGTTTTTTGAAACCATTATCTCTCAATCTGAGAAAGTCGTCTGGGACATAAAGGCCCTGACAATCCCCTTGTTTTAGAGGGACGTCATCAGAAAAAGTATTTCATAAAAGAGGCTATTCATAAAGTGTTGTTTAACCTACCAACTACTACTCGGCTTTTTTGAACCTTTGCACTGTCTTATATGTCAAAGAAATTAGACAATAAGAATCACATTTTATGCACTAAGGGTTTCATATATTGTTTATCTGTGGAGCTTTGAGGTCACAAGAGAAAACtcaaacttgtgtttttctgctgttgtgctTAATGAGCTTCTGTAGTTCCACATAAGTATTATGCAGAGCGTAAACTTGTTATCAAAAGTCTCTGAAGATCATTTGAAAGTAACCCCAGGGTTACTTAAAAAGGAAGAACAATTCAATGCTTGTTTTGGCACAAATGGACTTGTTTTCAACTTGTGCTAAACTCATGTCCGTGGGGGGAAGGAAGAAGCCCTGCAGCATCATTCAACATGCAGATCATGTATTTAAACATTCCTTCCTTTGGCTCATTGCATTACAACAGTCCAATCATTAGCACTTTCTCTTCGTTTGCTCTTGCCTGAACTCTCACTCTTACTTGCTTTTCTCTGCCATTTTCTATTGTGCCAGTACCATAAAATGTAGTGCTAGTCAATATGTTATTACTCTAATTTATGAAATAATGTTAGGCGTATTATTAAATGAAGCAGCACCGAATGTACTGTTATTATCTGTATTTTAAACTCATCCTGTCAGGAAATTAAGTATTTTAATAGAAACCCACACCTGCTTCTTACTCACAGTGTCATACAAGCAGCTTCCTGCATGAATGGATGTCATTATTGGACTTTATGTGAACCCAAGCCCCAAAATGTGACTGAGAGGACACTTTCCATTATGCTCAGCCTGGATTGCTGCCATTGCCAGGCAGATGACggaaatatttttctctgtgctcctctctctccctctctcacctgttGTAAGTTGCTTCTGCAGTTTATGCAGCAGAGGCTGCAGCTAGACTGCCTTTTACTGCCCACCTCTGGCTAAAGTGAGGAACAACACCATCATGATAGCTTTAACAGCAAAGCACAAAATCAATATGATGGCTCTCTCTTGTGGTACTTTGAAGACATGGCCAGATTAACTACATGCTGCCTAAAACCCCATGTCAGACAAATCTAAAGCCATGACTTCTGTAACTCAAAGTATTGAGACTgtatatgctttttttttttttttttaaataatgtctGCTTCACACTCAGtttaaaaacagtcacatcTGGGAGTTTCATAATAGAAATTGTATTTAATGGCCACTGCATAATGTGTCTTGCTCATGgcatagtgtttttttttttgttttagaaagaAACAACATACCTGTAAACTTTATGTTTAAATACGAATTaagtacttttatttcagtcttttttaatattgaataatataaaatatataatttgcaAACAGAGACACTTGCGTGTtttctctaatgtttttttcactgtgtggcTCATGTGTTTTGTCAAGGCCACCATGTTTTGCTCATATTTGAatgcacaaaagcacaaaaaaaccactcggaaaacaaaataataattcttTATGTTTGAGTCATATCTCCCAGAGATACAAGACATTTAGAAAACATATATTACAAGCACAGTGCACTGTAATAACCACAGTATATTTCATACAAAAGGCACATGCTTTGAATTTACAAAATCTCTGACAATTGTACAGTATTGACATCATCTTTCCTAGATTAAGTGCCATGTGGCTGGAACGTTGCAGTCAGTTTGATGGTCAGGAGACATGTGACCAGACAGGAAATGTCAGTGAAGAACATAAAGTGACACTTAATGCAGATGTCATCTATGTCCACGTGTTCACCGCTCGTTTCAGCAGTCTAAGAGTCATCTTTCTCTGTGCAGTCACAAGAGTTGTCCACACTTACAGCCTCATCTGGATTGATGCTAACAGTCTCTGTGTGGTCAGTGTCAGGGTGAGGGCCCTCCAGACTGATGTCTTTATGGACAGAATCTGCACGAGCATCTGTTTCTTTAGTGAGGGTGTTTTGTTCATCCTGAGCATCAGAATCAGGGCCTCTGGCATCTGTGTGTCCTGTTATGTCACTTGTGTGGTTAACAGGTATTTGACTGGGCGTGCTGTGGTCAGGATCCAAGTCTGGGTCTTTCCCATCTGTTGGATTCTGGTAGGTTTGTAAAGTGtcagtggagctgctggagtCTGAGATCTGCTCCTTAGCTGTATCAAAGGACTCGGTGAGAATACTGTCACTGTACGATTGACTGGCAATTGTGTCTGTCTCAGACCCGTTCACAGAAGGGCCGTCTGTATCTGGAAGTTGGTGATTGAGATCTTCTTCTCCATGTGCATCACCAAGATTACTGTCTATATGCTCTGTGTCCACATCACTCATGCAATTTATTGGATCTAAGGCGTCTTCATACTTTTCCTCTTCAGGTATGGAATCCAAGGTACTGTTCCTTTTAAACAAACCTTCTGTATGTTCCACACCACCATCTGAGtcattttccttcttttgctCAGGCGCTGTGCCTGTGTAGTCCATGCTGTCCTCTCCAGCAGCAGTGCCTTCCTCTCCTGCCAGAACTCTCTTCAGACCGCGGGCTCTGTCTCTGTAAAGTTGGCACAGCTGAGCGTCGGGCATGTGGTTGCCGTGGATCTCTGCCAGCTTCATGTACACCACATACAGAGCCTCAGTGTTAGCTTGGTCCTCCAGGGCTGCTGCCAGAGCCAACTGGAAGTAGCCCACTGCATCAAAAGCATCCTGGACAAGAGTGTACAGTGCAGAGGTCAGAACAGGTCTCAttgaaattaaacacaaatcttcacatttgaagGCTGGTGTCTGATCCCCACCATTTACTGTTGTAAGGACATCAGATAACGGTAAAAACAAGGTCACTGTTGTTTTGGCAGAAGATCTAAAGCTTTTTATTATGTTCCTGTATTTGCCAAATACAGGAACATTCATGAATTCATCAACAACGAAAATTAGTATTGGAGAAGTAGGTAGTATAAATATTGGCGAGTTAATTAATaagaatgtatttatttattcatggttttgcattttgataataaaaaaagaatttagTTATAAATTATAATTGAGGTATTTTATCATTTAgttattaaacaaaatatatgtatttttagtCACAGAGTTTAACTGAAAAagtttgacttaaaaaaaaaaaatacattttgtgtttcacaTCTGATCATAATTGAAAATGTGATTCGGTTTTACTGATACTTAAACAGTGTTCGAAACTATTCTTTAAAGGGTTGTTTGAGATAAATAAGATTCAGTTGATTTCTCAAGTCTTGTGTTTTGAATCTTGGTGGTGGGGGAAAaacttttgtttacatttgtgtttcagATTGTGTCTTTAAGGTGGAGGGTGTTAATTTGAGGAATgcactgcacatacagtatactgtttGCTCATTCAGCACAGAAATATATTCGTTTCCTGTACCTTCAGTTTGTGTAGAGTGAAATTTCCCAGTCTGCTGTAGACCTTAGTGTAGTAGCGAGCCTCCGCAGGGTCCTGCAGGACCggggggcagagggagagggacttGAGGTAGTAGTTTTCTGCCATCTCATACTGCTGCAGGCTGTAGTAAACTGTCGCCAGCCGGTGGTAGGCTGTTCTCTCATTCACACGTACacctgaggaaaaacaacagtggtGTCTGCTCACAGCGTAGGTCTATATCAGCTGTGGTTATTGTGggtttacattttcattaatgGTTAAAGGctcagtgtgtaggatttagtggcatctagcgGTTAggttgcagattgcaaccaactgaatactccctccctcacccctccctttccaagtATGTAGAAGAACATACTGTGGCCTTCAGgcaatgtaaaaacacaaaaggcgCTCTCTACACCCAGTCTTTGGTTTGTCCACTCTAGGCTACTCTAGAAACATGATGGGCCATGATGAAAAGGACCTGCTCCCTATGTAGATATGAAGGGCTCATTCTaagctaatgaaaacacaattatttttagtttcagGTAATTgtacactaatgaaaacatatttatgaaTTCTGTATTTCATATCTGCCAATAACCTgtcacccaatgtcagctgggatcgGCTCCAGCCCCCCGCGGCCCTCCAAGGATAAGCGGTatggataatggatggatggatggatatctGCCAATAGATCAGCCTAAATCCGACACACTGGTCCGTCAACTAACAAGGCATCTGTACCTGTTTTGCCGGCGATCTGAACAGCCAGTGTTGCGTACTGCAgagcctcctcctgctctccctggttcatcagcagctctgtcagtTTACTCAACAAGCGAAACTCTGAATGGATGTCCTTGATGCTGCGTGCAAAGGGCAGACTGCCATCCTGAATAATATATGAATAATTTGTTTAATTAGGTCAGTGGTGTCAAGATCATTTCATGGAATCCCATATGAATCTTACTCGGGACACTGTAGCTTTCAGATacatcaaatatgttttatgtcGTGTCCCCTTACCCTGAAGAAAGGCAGTGAGGCCATCCGGTTTTTGTGGCCTTTAAAGTAGACGTCTCCTGCCTCCTCATAGATGCTCATGGCAAAGTGAGGATCATTCATCCTCAGGGCTGTCTTCACTGCTGCCTGTCAATCAATATTGATTGatctgacattattattattgacttTAGTCTATAGTCATTGCTGCTCAGGAAGGAGGATTGCCCACACACAATGAATGCCAGTTGAAAAATGCTCCCATCCCTCATGTAACCACTCCACCTTACACTATCATTCATatattccctcctcctcctcacctgcagGTACATGTCAGCCAGCTCGTCCTCTTGGATGAGGTAATATATACGTCCCACCTGCAGCCAGGTCTctgactcctcctctctcttgccCAAATCAATAGAAATCCTCAGGCTCTGCTTGGTGTAGTCCAGAGACTTGCGCGATGATCTGCACCACACAGTAcaacattaaatcaaattaattaagaTTAAATCAAAAACAGTGTGGgagagtggggaaaaaaaaatcacctctCAGTGTTGAGTGACAGGTAGAGGCTGCTGAGGATTTCCAGGTATTCTCCCTCCAGTCTCTTGTCCTTAAGCTCTCTGGATACTGACACACAGTGCTCATAGTAGACGATACTCTGACCATacagcagcatgtcagcatACAGCCGACTCAGCACCTTGGCCACCACCATCTGACCTATGAGAAATACAGCTTATACTTAGATAATACTTAGAAATGTTACCAGTTGCTCCTGAGGTAAAATAGTTTATCCAGACATATACATGGTAAAGGCCAATTTTAGCTTATCACATATACTTTATATCAGCATTGATGGGATGTCGGCCAATAATTAACAAGGAGGGAGATTTTGCTGTCGCTACTTCATTAGCTGACTATGTGCTCAAAATGAAATTGCAGCACAAAAATTATACACGAGAGTTTAGAAGCAGTGTCGCAGTTTGTCCACCAAAGAGCACTGACAAGTACATTTTTCATCCGTGTCCTGTTGCTCAGTACAGATCTGACACCTGATATCACATATAAGGGATAACATAATAatgtacagagagacagaagattTTGCCTGTCTCATTTTAAATTTGACCTAATTGAACAATACTTACTGTGCAAATTTCTGGCATTTAGTGCAATTAGTAGCCCCATTTCATAAGATGCCCTGATGTCCTGACTCCTCCCCCTGTCTTTGTAGCTCCGCCCCAGCCATAGGTAGGTCTGAACGTGCTCCTCGTCTGTGGGGCTTTCccaaagctccagaaaaaggTGCAGTGATCTGGTAATACAATTACCATCACAGTAAATTTCCTTGGAGCTTCTCTGTTGTACAACTTGGTAAAGATGCAGTAAGACAGATATCTGACCTGACTAGGAAGCGTTCTGCTACCCAAGATGCCCCCACATCCAGTGCCAGGCAGCCGAGGTTGGCCAGCGCCAGGGCTTGGTTCCTCTGGTTACCACTCTCCCTGGAGATTACCAAGGCTGAGTGGAGATGCCGGCCTGCCTCTGGGACACGACCCTGCCGCCTCAGACACGAAGCCAAGAGGTTGTGGATCACTCCTTGCTGCGTGGGACTGTCTGTACCCTGGAGAGAGACGtacacacagaggcacagatTACACATGATATTCATATAAAGGAACAGGTAGAATCTACATTTTAGCTTCTACAAATGTTTGTGATGAATAACATCAGTTGCTGTACCTGAAGTGATGTGAGCAGTGGCTGCAGGACACTCTGGGCCCTCTCGGCCTGTCCCGTCAACACCAGCAGCCACCCGAGCAACACCGACGCCTCGAAGCCCTCCTCCTCGTTGATGTGGTCTCCTGTCTCCACAGCTTGTTGAGCACAGTGCACTGCTTTGTCTAAGGCATCATACTGCTGGTAGACTGAGGCCAAGCCCAAACACAGATCCCTTTGGGTCTTCATGTCCTCGCCCTGCTCAGCTATGGCCAGGGCTTGCTGAAGGTAAACCACAATCTGGGCCGGGAGCAAGGAGGTTCCTTCCTTCCAGCACGGGTTCAGGCGAACAGAGTTCCTGATAAACAACTCAATCCTTTGGAAAGCGTCGCGGAGGGAGTGGTCTTGTCTTGAGTCCAGGCTCAGAGAGGCCAGTGCTAAGTAAGGCATGTACTTGCGATGATAGAGCCAGCTCAAGAGCCAGTTGAGGTCCAAAGGAGCTATGGGTTGACCCTCAGCGGCAGAGAGAGACACCGAGAGAAACTGTAGGCGCTCAACAAAGGGAAGAGCGTCATCGGTCTTCTTGAGAAGCAGGAAGAGGCTGGAGATGAGGTAGCACACACGAGACTCCAGGCTTTTGTCCCCCATCACCACCGATCTCCTCAGGATCAGCTTCAGCAGTTCTACCTCGTCGGTGGAGGTGAAGGTGTGGCTcgggagacagaggagcagagcacTGGCCTTCTCCAGAGTCTGGGGCAGTTTGTCTGTCATACGCTGCTTCAGGTAGACGGCGGTGAGGTTTGTGAAGAGAGCGACGAGGAGTGGCGTGTCAGAGAAACTGTcgacacaaacactcagagcCTCCTCATAGTACACCCGTGcctgaggaaaagaggagatgtATACAGCATGTGGGAGCTGATTACAAACAGATGTAGATTGTGATGAAGATTCAAAGACTTCACATTTAtgttcatttcactttattgtCCCTTGAAGGGAAAGTCGCCCTGCGGtagccattaaaaacacagcaggcaTCCATTTTATTACTATTACCTTATTGTGATATGAATGGCAATGCACTTTATATCACGATGTCTTCTCTTGTTTCTTTAGAGAGGAATAAAGCATCTAACTATAGACACTGCATGCATATTAATTCTAGAAATGAAGTCCAAACCTGGGAGAGTTTTAGCTTCCTGGCACAGAGTCTTCCCAGCAGAAAGCATGCACGGCGTCGTGCCCAGTGCATGCCCATCCGCTTGGCGCACTCCCTGACACTCTCGAGGTGCCCTAAGAGCTCGTCCTCAGTCTTACCACTGAAGGTCACCCACAGGAAGGAATACTGCAGGTCGTACAGGGGCAGGAAGTCCTCctggaaaaaataacaaacaaaatattttagcGTTTGGTAAGAATAGAGTTAATGGGCCTAACAAAAGTGTAATGATCCCTATCCCATAAAATCCTCCCAAAGGTGCTTCCTGACACACGCAGTAAAGACTGGGTTAactggaaatgtgtttttgacaaAAGCAGAAATGGTTGTTGATTTTGTCGATGAAATTAATGTAGATTCTTTTTTCCTGAAAAGATTAAAATCTTATTTGTTAAGAGTAACATATTAATAacataaagtaacataaaatcGCTGGAAAGATAAAAAGAGGTGTATCTGCTGAGAAATTTTGATCATGAATGGTCAAGACAATGCAGagcttttttgcatttttgcactacataattaaattacatattGTGGTAATTCCAGTTTGTCCTTTAGGTTTTCGTGACAGAACAGCTTTGGAGTACAGAAGCTAAATTAATTCACTTAAATTGactatataatatttttaaaccTCTTATGAGCCAAAGAacttagagagaaaaaaagattattcaTAGATGAAAAGGTTCGATAGTTACAGGCCAAGAAGATTATGAGTGGGTTCAAAATAAGAATGAGGGTAGTCCTGGAAGGACTGTTGCAAATGTGCACACAGCTTTATTTACTAAAAACTAATTTTGATCATGCGATACAGAGAAGCTGTTCACTTGatattcatcatcttcatttgcTATCAAATCCAGGCTgccagacagaaaaaagaaaaagaaagaggaagaaaagagagccTACTGAACAATCTGTTGGTTTGGCTTTCGGCCccacaaataaatgaattgttgaactgagactctactgacatGGAAGTGTTCCTGGTTGAGCAGGGTCAGTGTGGGGTCACTGAGCTCggactcctccccctcccagCTGTTCTCCTCCAAGAAGAGAGGTGGATCTTCCTGGAACTCGTCCAACTCCCTGAATGTGTCGTCCAGAGTGAAGGACAGGCGCTCTCCCTCGCGTGGCAGAGGATTATGGGAGTGATAGAGGGACAGACGgggagaggagtgagagagagagggccgTGGGGAGGAGTGGTATGGGGGTGTCCCTCCACTTTTCTCTGACATGACACTCTGACGTGCGCTTGAAGGAACCTTATGGTCTGTGGGAAGAAAACAGATACATCAGCGCGGAGCAAAGACGTGGATTGAGGTTTAATTTTAAGGCTATCAGAATACATTAAgctcacaaacagctgatctcagCAATAAATTATAAAGCGGTACCATGTTTTGGCCGATTCCTGATGTACATGAAGTCAGTCTCATCCAGTCTgtctggaaacacacaaggtAAATCAATTAAAGCCTCAGTTTTCCAGTTGGGAGAAgagatggaaacatttttttttcctaaaatgaatgaaacagtaCCACTATTTAGGAAACAAACATGAGCTGCACTTCAAATCAGACATGACCTATATTTCAGTTACGGCTCTGGCGCAACCCCTTCCTTTCCCCTACCCGACAAAAAAGTATATCTCTTGATCAGCCCAGTCGCTCGTTTACCTAGCCTGTACACAGAGCTGATGTCAGATGAGAAGAGTCTTTCCAGCAGGCCGCTATCACTTGGCTCAGAGCTACACGGGTGAACCTGAGCCAGGCTggccctctcctcctcagtcagaAAGACCaattgtttgtctctgtgcaggAGAAACAAAGGCAGCATTGTCATCTCGACTGTCTCACCGGATCCACCGTGTCCACACCGCAGATACACTAAATAAGATTTCATTAAAAATTTGTGGAAAATTATAAACAAGAAGCAGCTAATGTGGATTTAATCAAGATAAAGGGCTTTAAAGTTGAAATGACGCACAACATCATCAGATCAAAAAGTTCAGGCCATGGCATGTATTATACAActagaaaaacaaacttctcaCAGGGGCATGGTGTCCAGAGGTTTGACATGGGCCTTGTGTATAAAACCAGTGTGTCCCgtggatgtgtgtgttcctATGAAGATGCCCAGGCCTCGGACTAGCAGACCCTGAATCTCCACAATGTCGCCTTGGCTCAGCTGGAGCTCATCCGGTCCCACTGGACTGTAGTCAACCACTGCTACACAGGAACCTGTGACTGAGATGTTTGGTGAGGAGAACAGGATTTAGGAACCGACAGgctataaaaatataaaaaagttaAACTTATTAGCTGAAAAGAGATGCTTGttgtgacaggaaacagctttGAGAAGAGCAGTAAAAGTGAGCCGATGCAATAAAGTTGTGGGCCGTAAAACCAAAGCAAAGAGCTTAAGGCTAAAATTCTCTGTAGGGCTAAggggagctgagactttggtgtaTGTCGgcttgtggcaagcatacactcacccatcTGCCAATCGAAGCAgcacaccctcaattatacataattttaagccttaataaaaatttaaataggTGAGCTATATAAAAAAATCACCCCCCaatacagttgtcatgaaggaggaaattagctatagagaccaaaaccgtttttgtaccaggttgtaaacatgtttatttctgctctaaagttgggcattttaacatggtagtctatggggattgagtTGTGTTTGGAGCCAGTCCGAAGTGGCCATTGgaagaactgcagcttttggcaTTTCgtgtttgcttcattttttgGCCCTGGAGTTAGGCTTGGTTGGTCACTATGAGCCATTAACTACTACTATTAACTACTAGCCACTATTAACCTTTCCCATTAcacatttgatccattgttaaaaTATGAttgaaatatgaatatgataTCATGATTGGTGCAACTTTAAAGTAAGCATTGAATGTGTTTGTAGCATCTTGTGTGTTTTGAACATATGggactgtatatgtgtgtacgACATTACCAATTGGATGTTCAAATGGTTCCTTTTCTGGTGGCGAGCATCCAGCATGGTCTGGGTACTTCCTCAGGAACCACCTGACCAAACAGGAAGTACAGTTTAACAAGATTATAACCATTAATGTGTACAAATGTCTATCACCTGTACTGCTCATTCAACCAAATGTTTTGACAAGAGAACGTTTTAATCTCACTGTTTCTAAATCAAGCAGTTTCTAACTGACATGGCTCATTTGAGGAACACAGAGTGACTCACTGATAGAAGGGGTAGGGCAGTGGCTGCATTGCGTTGACTGGCACCAGGCCATGGTTTCCTGTGGAGAGCATGGTGCCCTCCCACATGTTGTCCTGCCCTGTGTCCCTCACCATCAGCAAGTCGTTCTTTTTGAATGAcagctgttcttcttcttcctcatcctgcTCACTTCTTGTAAATAGCGCCTTCGCAAAGAAGGATCCTGCAAAGAGATGTGTGTAAACAGGCATAAGTAGAGAGATACAGCTCCTTCCaccacacgtacacacacattgCAAGCAAGCATGTAGAAAACCAGACACCTTAAGTGTTTTTTCAGAAAGTGGCTTCGTGTTGATAAAATCCACCACACTTAAGTCAAAGATCAGCAGAACTGCT
Protein-coding sequences here:
- the sh3tc2 gene encoding SH3 domain and tetratricopeptide repeat-containing protein 2 isoform X2; its protein translation is MTTYTEIQRYTHSATHLRKDLRRESWRQHRDISPAELDALWREPPYTLGGTNEHFSRNDIMTQGAGEEEDGPVVESGEGGVEPDSYWKRKETFLRGSTVSLGEKFSSEIVLLFTGRRRSSVDPDRTLQEALRTRLRVVESNSQDVIQLFKDLSARLVSVHAEKDSFVLTFKTVEEIWKFSTYLALGYVARCLENFLCDQSFWLDPELLSDLEINVSVDEEHLATLYLGLLLQEGSFFAKALFTRSEQDEEEEEQLSFKKNDLLMVRDTGQDNMWEGTMLSTGNHGLVPVNAMQPLPYPFYQWFLRKYPDHAGCSPPEKEPFEHPIVTGSCVAVVDYSPVGPDELQLSQGDIVEIQGLLVRGLGIFIGTHTSTGHTGFIHKAHVKPLDTMPLDKQLVFLTEEERASLAQVHPCSSEPSDSGLLERLFSSDISSVYRLDRLDETDFMYIRNRPKHDHKVPSSARQSVMSEKSGGTPPYHSSPRPSLSHSSPRLSLYHSHNPLPREGERLSFTLDDTFRELDEFQEDPPLFLEENSWEGEESELSDPTLTLLNQEHFHEDFLPLYDLQYSFLWVTFSGKTEDELLGHLESVRECAKRMGMHWARRRACFLLGRLCARKLKLSQARVYYEEALSVCVDSFSDTPLLVALFTNLTAVYLKQRMTDKLPQTLEKASALLLCLPSHTFTSTDEVELLKLILRRSVVMGDKSLESRVCYLISSLFLLLKKTDDALPFVERLQFLSVSLSAAEGQPIAPLDLNWLLSWLYHRKYMPYLALASLSLDSRQDHSLRDAFQRIELFIRNSVRLNPCWKEGTSLLPAQIVVYLQQALAIAEQGEDMKTQRDLCLGLASVYQQYDALDKAVHCAQQAVETGDHINEEEGFEASVLLGWLLVLTGQAERAQSVLQPLLTSLQGTDSPTQQGVIHNLLASCLRRQGRVPEAGRHLHSALVISRESGNQRNQALALANLGCLALDVGASWVAERFLVRSLHLFLELWESPTDEEHVQTYLWLGRSYKDRGRSQDIRASYEMGLLIALNARNLHSQMVVAKVLSRLYADMLLYGQSIVYYEHCVSVSRELKDKRLEGEYLEILSSLYLSLNTERSSRKSLDYTKQSLRISIDLGKREEESETWLQVGRIYYLIQEDELADMYLQAAVKTALRMNDPHFAMSIYEEAGDVYFKGHKNRMASLPFFRDGSLPFARSIKDIHSEFRLLSKLTELLMNQGEQEEALQYATLAVQIAGKTGVRVNERTAYHRLATVYYSLQQYEMAENYYLKSLSLCPPVLQDPAEARYYTKVYSRLGNFTLHKLKDAFDAVGYFQLALAAALEDQANTEALYVVYMKLAEIHGNHMPDAQLCQLYRDRARGLKRVLAGEEGTAAGEDSMDYTGTAPEQKKENDSDGGVEHTEGLFKRNSTLDSIPEEEKYEDALDPINCMSDVDTEHIDSNLGDAHGEEDLNHQLPDTDGPSVNGSETDTIASQSYSDSILTESFDTAKEQISDSSSSTDTLQTYQNPTDGKDPDLDPDHSTPSQIPVNHTSDITGHTDARGPDSDAQDEQNTLTKETDARADSVHKDISLEGPHPDTDHTETVSINPDEAVSVDNSCDCTEKDDS